The following coding sequences lie in one Oncorhynchus nerka isolate Pitt River linkage group LG14, Oner_Uvic_2.0, whole genome shotgun sequence genomic window:
- the LOC115141491 gene encoding TLC domain-containing protein 5-like: MTSLAVGVVLCLTGWITLYTLLCNTNGSHGSEWNCRLVTLLHGILAVCITAYIGYVDGPWPFTHPGTKNTPLQISAMVISLGYFFFDMGWCVYFRTEGPVMLAHHTMSILGILLTLSLGESGIESCAVLFGSEITNPLLQTRWFLRQLGRYESLTGEVVDVLFVVLFVFMRIVVGGRMLYCELISPRPRLIIKCGGVAMYVLSWVFMVDIGRFAYRKSQSKYRRWRDQHKLAAVNGQAD; this comes from the exons ATGACATCGCTGGCTGTCGGCGTGGTCCTTTGTCTAACAGGCTGGATCACTCTCTACACACTACTGTGTAACACCAATGGCAGCCACGGTTCTGAGTGGAATTGTAGGCTGGTCACACTGCTCCATGGAATCCTGGCCGTCTGTATAACAGCATACATAGGCTATGTGGATGGACCTTGGCCCTTCACACATCCAG GCACAAAGAACACTCCCCTTCAGATCAGTGCTATGGTCATTAGCCTGGGCTACTTCTTCTTCGATATGGGCTGGTGTGTTTACTTCCGCACCGAAGGCCCGGTGATGCTGGCTCACCACACCATGAGCATCCTGGGTATTTTGTTGACCCTGAGCTTGGGAGAATCAGGCATCGAGTCCTGCGCCGTGCTCTTTGGCAGTGAGATCACCAACCCCCTGCTGCAAACTCGCTGGTTCCTGAGACAGTTGGGTCGCTACGAGAGCCTGACAGGGGAGGTGGTGGATGTTCTGTTTGTGGTGCTATTTGTGTTCATGCGCATAGTGGTTGGCGGGAGGATGTTGTACTGCGAGCTCATCTCCCCACGGCCCAGGTTAATTATAAAGTGTGGGGGAGTTGCCATGTATGTGCTGTCCTGGGTGTTCATGGTGGACATTGGTCGTTTCGCCTACCGCAAGAGTCAATCCAAATACAGACGCTGGAGAGACCAACACAAATTGGCAGCAGTTAACGGACAGGCCGACTGA